The following DNA comes from Chryseobacterium gallinarum.
CGCTGCTGGCCCCTGATGCCGTTGTTGAAGAAGATGTTACATACGGATAGGTACCGTGATCAATATCCAGCATGGCAGCCTGGGATCCTTCTGCCAGTATTTTTTTACCTTGCGACAAGGCTTTATTAAGATAAATTTCAGTTTCCGTACAATTGAAATTCTTCAGAAAATCTACTGCATCAAAAAATTCTTTACTGATCTCTTCTAAAGCAGGCAGTACAATCATTCCTTCATCTTTCAGCATCCTGTAATCTCTTTCCAAAATATGCTGGGCCCTGTTTTGAAAATCAGAAAAAAAGATATCCCCTACTCTAAGATTCTGTCTTAATATTTTATTTGAATATGCCTGGGCAATACCATTCTTCGTGGTTCCGATGGTAGTGTACGCCGGATTTTCTTCCATAAAAATGTCCAGGAGCCTGTGAGTAGGCATTACCAGATGTGCTTTTTTCGAAATGATGATATTATTTTCCGGTTGAGCGGTTGTATCAAATATCTGAAGATTCAGAATTTCTTTTTTGAAACTTACAGGATCAATAACAGTACCTGTTCCGATAACATTCTGTACCTCTTTCATAAAGATCCCTGAAGGAATCATTTTGAGTGTGATTTTACGTCCGTTTCGTTCTATGCTATGCCCTGCGTTAGCTCCACCGTTAAAACGGGCTGTAATGTCATATTTTTCGCTGATGAGATCAATAAATTTTCCCTTTCCTTCATCTCCCCACTGCAATCCTAATACAATATCCATATATTTAATTTTATAATGCAAAGCTATGGCAGTTTGAAAGGCAGGCCATTGTCATTTGACAAAAACGCTTTTTTATCAAATACTATGATTTCTTTATTGAATTCCTAATGATACTATACAATATTTCTCCTGATCCTGCTTAATGATGAAGGAGTAACCCCAAGGTAAGATGCCAGCATTGACTGTGGTACCCTGTTGGCGAGCCCCGGATAATGGTTTAAAAAATGGATATAACGGGATTTGGCATCCTGATTCAGCATAATACTGGCCACCTTAAGTTTATTTTCTGCTACAAAACCATGAATCCTGGCAAACAGTACCGGCCATATGGCGATCTCTCTTTCCAGCACTTTAAAGTAATCAAGATCTATCACGAGCAAGACCGAATCCGTAATTGCTTCAATATATTCATGAGCAGGAAGCTGATCCGTAAATCCCTGAAAATCTCCGATAAATCTCCCTTCATAAATAAAATACCGGGTAAAATCATCCCCTTGTTTATTATAATACAGGGACCGGAATACCCCTTCTTTCACAAAAGCAATTCTTTGGCTCACTTTCCCGGCTTCTACAAAAGGTGTTCCTTTCCGTATCTTTATTTCCTGAATTCCTTTAGCAATCAAAAGCTCATCCTGCTCATTGAGAATACCAAATTTTCTGATGTAATTAAAAAGTTCTTCCATGCTTTGTTTTATCCATAGATTCTCGGAAGATAAAGGTATTAAAAGTAGTTTGTAAATACAATTGTCATTTGGCAACAAAGCACATGAAACACACTTCTCCTTTTCTAACGGCATATTAATTGCTTGATTTTTAAAAACGTAAGACAATGAAAGCAATTTGGAACGGCGCTATTGGCTTCGGTTTAGTAAACATTCCCGTAAAAATTTATTCTGCTACAGAAACTACTAAATTGGATCTTGACATGCTCGATAAATCCGATTTTTCCAACATCAGGTTTAAAAGAGTCAATGAAAATACGGGAAAAGAAGTAAAATGGGAAAATATCGTTAAAGGTTATCTCATGGATGATAAATATATCGTTCTTGATGAAGAAGACTACGAAGCAGCAAGCCCTGAAAAAACAAAAATACTCTCTATTGATCAATTTGTAAAGGAAGATGAGGTAGATAGTGTATATTTTGAGACTCCTTATTATCTGGAACCCCAGAAAAATGGTGAAAGTGCCTACAGGCTTTTATTAAAAGCCCTCGAAGAAACCGCAATGGTAGGTATTGGTACTTTTGTTCTTCGTGATACTGAAGCTATCGGAATGATACGTCCTTATAACGATGAAATACTGGTTTTGAACCGTTTGAGATTTGATCAGGAAATCCGGGATTATGCAGATTTAAAAATTCCTGCCCGTAAAGCTCCTAAACCTGCAGAATTGAAAATGGCCGTGAGTCTTATACAACAGCTGTCCCAGGAGTTTGATCCTACTATGTACAAAGATACTTATTCTGACGAACTTCTTAAGATCATCAAACAGAAAGCAAAAGGCAAAAATGTTAAAGCCAGAAAGACTGAAACAGCAAAAGAAGGTAAGGTAATAGATCTTATGGCTCAATTAAAAGCAAGTCTCAATCATTCCAAATCTAAATCCGCATCGTAATGGCTCTTAAAGATTATCATAAAAAACGGAAGTTCGATGAAACAAGCGAACCTAAGGGGAAAACAAAAAAAAGTAAGAATAAGCTGATTTTTGTAATCCAGAGGCACGCAGCGACAAGACTCCATTATGATTTCCGATTGGAAATGGAAGGAGTATTAAAAAGCTGGGCTGTGCCTAAAGGCCCGTCGTTGGATCCCAAAGATAAAAGATTGGCGATGATGGTAGAAGATCATCCGTATGATTATAAAGATTTTGAAGGGAATATACCTGAAGGCAACTACGGAGCCGGACAGGTAGAAGTCTGGGACAGCGGAACCTATGAGCCCATTGAAGTAAATGCCAATAGCTCTGATGAAAAAGAGTTGCTGAAAGAATTACATGAAGGCTCCCTAAAATTTATTTTACATGGTAAAAAGCTGAAAGGAGAATTTGCTTTGGTTAAAATGAAAAACTCTGAAGAGAACGCCTGGCTTCTGATAAAACATAAGGATGAATATGCAGAAAGCCCGTATGATGCTGAAGAAAACACCTCTCCGAAATCAAAGGTGACTCAATTTTTAGAGGAAAAAAAAAGCCTGAAAAAAAGCGAAAAAAAGAAGTCGTAGTTTCTGAAAAGCCTTTCAAAAGCTTCAATACTTTAACGAATGAAAAGAAATTAAAAGGATTTGTCAGACCTATGCTTGCTAAACTTACTGAGAAAGCATTCGATGATAAAGACTGGATCTTTGAAATAAAATGGGATGGCTACAGGGCCATTGCTGACCTGAGGCATGATCAGCCTCTCTTCTATTCCCGGAATGGAATTTCATTCTTATCGAAGTTCGACATGGTAAGCCGGGATTTTATCCATCAGAAACACCAGATGATCCTGGATGGAGAAGTGGTCTTGTATGATGATCAGGGGAAACCTAACTTCCAGCTTTTACAACAAATACAGGATAATCCCAACCCCGCCCTCGTTTACCAGGTTTTCGACCTGCTATGGCTGAATGGACATTCTACGGAAAACCTTCCCCTTATTCAGCGGAAGGAACTTTTAAAAGAAGCTCTTGTTGAAACCGATACTATTAAATATTGTGATCATATTCCGGAAAAGGGGATTTATTTTTTTGAACAGATGAAAAAAATGAAACTTGAAGGAATGATCGCCAAACGGGCTGACAGCCTATATATCGAAAATCACAGGACAAGCGACTGGCTTAAAATCAAATTTTCCAGCACAGAAGACGTTATTATCTGCGGCTTTACAGCTCCCAGAGGCTTGCGGGAAAGTTTCGGAGCTCTTATCCTCGGAAAATACATTGATGGAAAACTGACGTATTGCGGCCATACGGGAACGGGTTTTAATAATACTTCTTTAAAACAGCTTTACGAAAGACTCCGGAAGCTGGTCATCAAAACGTCTCCGTTTGAAATAATTCCTAAAACCAATATGCCGGTAACCTGGACAAAACCGGAACTGGTATGTGAAATCAAATATTCCGAAATTACCAAAGACGGTATCTTCAGACATCCCGTTTTTGTAGCCGTCCGTGAAGACAAATCTCCTGAGGAAATTACAGATTCACCCATCAACGAAAAACCAAACGAAATGAAAGCTAAAGCACCTTCAAAAAAAACGAAAGTCTCAGAAAAAGAAAAAGAAATCACCCTGAATAAACATATTGTGAAACTGACCAATCAGGATAAAATCTATTTTCCGGAAGATGGCATTACTAAAGGGGACGTCATAGAATATTATCAATCTGTAGCCTCCTATATTTTACCTTATCTGAAAAACAGACCTCTTTCTCTCAACCGTTTTCCCAATGGTATTGAAGAACAAAGCTTTTATCAGAAAGATGCCGGAGAAAATATTCCCGACTGGATCCAGACAACACAGGTGTATTCGGAATCCAATGATAAGTATATTGATTATATTTACTGTAATGACAAAGCAACATTGGCTTATCTGAACAACTTGGGCTGTATTGATCTTAATCCCTGGAACAGTTCATTACCCGATCTGGAGCATCCCGATTATCTGGTGCTGGATCTTGACCCTTCCAAAAAGAATACTTTTGATGATGTGATCGAAACGGCTCTTCAGATCAATGAAGTTTTAAATTCCATTACAATAAAAGGCTATTGCAAAACTTCAGGAAGCACCGGAATCCATATTTATATTCCGATGGGAGGAAAATATGATTTTGACCAGGTAAAAGATTTTGCACATATTCTGATGAAACAGGTCAACGAAAAACTTCCTAAAATCACCACCTTGGAAAGAAGTCTGCAAAAAAGAGATCAGAAGAAAATTTATCTTGATTATCTTCAGAACAGAACCGGACAAACCCTGGCCAGCGCTTACAGTTTGCGACCAAAGCAAGGGGCATCCGTATCAATGCCTCTGGACTGGGATGAGCTTAAGCTAGGGGTAAAGCCCACAGATTTTAATATTCATAATGCACTGGACAGGATCAAAGATAAAGGTGATCTTTTTAAACCGGTACTGGGCAAAGGAATTGATATGATGAAGGCACTGGAATTATTACAGAATATAGAATAATTCAAAAAGCTTATCCTCATTATTTGTCTGTTATTAAGCTGTTCCAATGATAAACTCTTGAAGTTAAAGGGTTAAAATCCCGATTTTCTCTTGGTATCTAACCCCAGGAAAAGGAAATATGTCATCCTTATAAAAATCCTGCATCAGATAATGCAGGATTTCTTATGATCATTATTACATATTGTATAATTACTTATTATAAATATGAACATCTCTTTGGGGAAAGGGAATACCAATTCCGGCTTTATCAAGAGCTTCTTTACAATCTATGATAAGTTCTTCGTTCATGGACCAGAAATTTTCAGAAGTGGTACTTACTCTTACTGATAAATTTACGGCACTGTCTCCAAGCTCAGTTACCACTACCTGTGGAGCAGGTATTGCTAATGCATATTGATTATTTTTTATAACATTCATCAGAATTTCCTTGGTCTGCTTAAGATCAGCATCATAGGCAACTCCGATATCCAGAGAAGTCCTCCGGGTTCCCAGCTGCGTAAAATTCGTAATGCTGTTATTGGAAACAACACCGTTGGGAATAACGATCAAGTGGTTTTGAGGAGTCACCAATCTTGTATGAAAAATATCAATGGATTGTACAGTCCCTGATACTCCGGAATTGGTAGAAATAAAGTCTCCTATTTTAAATGGTTTTAATAATAAGATAAGGATTCCTCCTGCAAAATTGGTCAGGGATCCCTGAAGTGCCAAGCCTACTGCCAATCCCGCAGCACCAATCATTGCTACAAATGCAGAAGTCTGTACACCTAATTGAGTAACAACTACGATAAAAAGCAAAATATTAAGCCCCCAATTGATAATATTCAAAAGGAAAAGCTGTAATGAAGCTTCCATATTACGTTTTTTAAAGCCTTTTTCAGCAAGCTTCTTGATCATCCTGATCAGCCATGATCCGATCACATAAATCAATAAGGCAGAAATTACTGCCGTAATAATCCTCGGTGCCCAGGAAATAGCTGAAGATATTAACGTGTCCCAATGTTGCTGAATCTTGCTCAATTCTAAATCATCCATCTTTATTATTAATTTTACTGTTTTTATACGAAAATATTGATTATTCATTCTTTTACAGCAGGCGTTTAATATAAAATTGAGCTACTTATGGATAGTCATTACAATACATCAACCTTAACTTTTCTGTTAAAGTGTATAGTTATTAATTGTAAATAGATTGATTACAGAACAGGTTGCCCTGTTTTACTCATGATCATAAAAAACCGAATCTTACTGAAAAGAAATAATCGCTTCTACAGTAACAAAAAAAATACCGAAGTTCGTTTTTTAGAAAATTTAACACTCATATTATGTTGTAACAATAAAATGTCATACCCGATTTAAGGAAGCTTTGCCACTAAACTTTCCGGAAGTATTTTCAGGATAAAATAAATAATTTTCCATTTAAAATTAGGAACAATGGTAAAAGAATTTCCGGCATTGACAATAAATTTGGCTACATAATCCGGTTCCATGATCAGGGATTCATTGAGCTGTAATCCTTCGTTAATCTTTGTTCTGATATAGCCGATAACCAATGCATTGACGGTTATTCTTCTGAAAGCAAGCTCTTGCCTTAATCCAGCCAGATATTGGGTAAATGCAGCTTTTGTGCTTCCATAAACAAAATTGCTTTTCCTTCCTCTGACCCCGGACAATGAGGAAAGCCCGATAATCCGCTCCAGGTTTTTATTACTCTGATCCATTGCAATAATATTCAGAATAGAGACTCCTCCCATGTAATTAACCTCCATCATTTGCTTTGCCCCTTTAAAATCAGTTAACGCCTCCTGGTTATCTACGAGAAAACCGGCAGCATATACCACGATGTGAGGTTTTGCAGGAAGCTGGTTATAAAATGACTGATGAGAATCAAAATCTGCTGCATCAAAATACAAAACGGTGATCTTTGACGGATCTAAATGACTGGCTGCCACAAAATCTTTCAGAGATTTTGTATTTCTTGAAGCAGCTATCACCGAAAATCCTTTTTGAATGTACTGCCTGATACATTGTTTTGCTACATCTGAATTAGCTCCCAGAATAAGAACAGTTTTGTTTGTGTTTTGATTCATGGGACAAAGATAATTTTTATTACACGTTAATCCATGAATGTCTTACAATAAACACAAAAACAGATATATGGTTTTTTATTTCTATAAAAAAACTTCGGCGGGTGAACTTTGTTCACCCGCCGAAGCTATCTGTTTTTCAAACTGAATTATTTCTTTTCTTCAGTTTCTGTT
Coding sequences within:
- the ligD gene encoding DNA ligase D yields the protein MLAKLTEKAFDDKDWIFEIKWDGYRAIADLRHDQPLFYSRNGISFLSKFDMVSRDFIHQKHQMILDGEVVLYDDQGKPNFQLLQQIQDNPNPALVYQVFDLLWLNGHSTENLPLIQRKELLKEALVETDTIKYCDHIPEKGIYFFEQMKKMKLEGMIAKRADSLYIENHRTSDWLKIKFSSTEDVIICGFTAPRGLRESFGALILGKYIDGKLTYCGHTGTGFNNTSLKQLYERLRKLVIKTSPFEIIPKTNMPVTWTKPELVCEIKYSEITKDGIFRHPVFVAVREDKSPEEITDSPINEKPNEMKAKAPSKKTKVSEKEKEITLNKHIVKLTNQDKIYFPEDGITKGDVIEYYQSVASYILPYLKNRPLSLNRFPNGIEEQSFYQKDAGENIPDWIQTTQVYSESNDKYIDYIYCNDKATLAYLNNLGCIDLNPWNSSLPDLEHPDYLVLDLDPSKKNTFDDVIETALQINEVLNSITIKGYCKTSGSTGIHIYIPMGGKYDFDQVKDFAHILMKQVNEKLPKITTLERSLQKRDQKKIYLDYLQNRTGQTLASAYSLRPKQGASVSMPLDWDELKLGVKPTDFNIHNALDRIKDKGDLFKPVLGKGIDMMKALELLQNIE
- a CDS encoding mechanosensitive ion channel family protein translates to MDDLELSKIQQHWDTLISSAISWAPRIITAVISALLIYVIGSWLIRMIKKLAEKGFKKRNMEASLQLFLLNIINWGLNILLFIVVVTQLGVQTSAFVAMIGAAGLAVGLALQGSLTNFAGGILILLLKPFKIGDFISTNSGVSGTVQSIDIFHTRLVTPQNHLIVIPNGVVSNNSITNFTQLGTRRTSLDIGVAYDADLKQTKEILMNVIKNNQYALAIPAPQVVVTELGDSAVNLSVRVSTTSENFWSMNEELIIDCKEALDKAGIGIPFPQRDVHIYNK
- the ku gene encoding non-homologous end joining protein Ku → MKAIWNGAIGFGLVNIPVKIYSATETTKLDLDMLDKSDFSNIRFKRVNENTGKEVKWENIVKGYLMDDKYIVLDEEDYEAASPEKTKILSIDQFVKEDEVDSVYFETPYYLEPQKNGESAYRLLLKALEETAMVGIGTFVLRDTEAIGMIRPYNDEILVLNRLRFDQEIRDYADLKIPARKAPKPAELKMAVSLIQQLSQEFDPTMYKDTYSDELLKIIKQKAKGKNVKARKTETAKEGKVIDLMAQLKASLNHSKSKSAS
- a CDS encoding Crp/Fnr family transcriptional regulator, whose product is MEELFNYIRKFGILNEQDELLIAKGIQEIKIRKGTPFVEAGKVSQRIAFVKEGVFRSLYYNKQGDDFTRYFIYEGRFIGDFQGFTDQLPAHEYIEAITDSVLLVIDLDYFKVLEREIAIWPVLFARIHGFVAENKLKVASIMLNQDAKSRYIHFLNHYPGLANRVPQSMLASYLGVTPSSLSRIRRNIV
- a CDS encoding SDR family NAD(P)-dependent oxidoreductase codes for the protein MNQNTNKTVLILGANSDVAKQCIRQYIQKGFSVIAASRNTKSLKDFVAASHLDPSKITVLYFDAADFDSHQSFYNQLPAKPHIVVYAAGFLVDNQEALTDFKGAKQMMEVNYMGGVSILNIIAMDQSNKNLERIIGLSSLSGVRGRKSNFVYGSTKAAFTQYLAGLRQELAFRRITVNALVIGYIRTKINEGLQLNESLIMEPDYVAKFIVNAGNSFTIVPNFKWKIIYFILKILPESLVAKLP
- a CDS encoding adenylosuccinate synthase, with protein sequence MDIVLGLQWGDEGKGKFIDLISEKYDITARFNGGANAGHSIERNGRKITLKMIPSGIFMKEVQNVIGTGTVIDPVSFKKEILNLQIFDTTAQPENNIIISKKAHLVMPTHRLLDIFMEENPAYTTIGTTKNGIAQAYSNKILRQNLRVGDIFFSDFQNRAQHILERDYRMLKDEGMIVLPALEEISKEFFDAVDFLKNFNCTETEIYLNKALSQGKKILAEGSQAAMLDIDHGTYPYVTSSSTTASGASSGLGVSPKKIGDIYGIAKAYCTRVGNGAFPTELLDEFGDELRMKGNEFGSNTGRPRRIGWLDLPALKYAVMINGVTQLVLTKADVLSGLKSVAVCTHYESEDGSIETIASALPENAKPVLKWMDGWKADFSKIKSVSELPRELMDFLTFLEAELEIPVGYLSIGPGREQILTMK
- a CDS encoding DNA polymerase ligase N-terminal domain-containing protein; the protein is MALKDYHKKRKFDETSEPKGKTKKSKNKLIFVIQRHAATRLHYDFRLEMEGVLKSWAVPKGPSLDPKDKRLAMMVEDHPYDYKDFEGNIPEGNYGAGQVEVWDSGTYEPIEVNANSSDEKELLKELHEGSLKFILHGKKLKGEFALVKMKNSEENAWLLIKHKDEYAESPYDAEENTSPKSKVTQFLEEKKSLKKSEKKKS